Sequence from the Scomber scombrus chromosome 1, fScoSco1.1, whole genome shotgun sequence genome:
TCATAATATAGTTCGCACACTGAGTATATGGATAAACTCCTGCAACATTTGACCATTTTCTGAAAGCCAGATGAAAGGAACCATAAATGAGAGAATGTACTGAGTTACAAAAGCTAGTGAAACAGCAGCTAGTCCAGAAGTCACATTAAGACTTTGGCTTTGTACAAATCAACATGCAGTATCTTGCTATTTAGTGAGCCCGAAGTGGACATGCTATTTCgtatttcagctttttcttttcttttgttaacCTATTCCTATAGCAACATGGCCACACTAACACAGCCctcattttgtatgtttttgttgttgtagctATGCTATTCTTTAAAAGTTCCTGTATTCATTTTAACTGGTTGGAAAAGTCTGCTGCATGTATGCGCTGTTTGTTGCAGACACGTGCAGTGCTGCCTATTAAAGTGCATTGATGTGGAACAGAAACCTCCAACATCTAAGACTTGATCATTAACTTATGAACAGCAGACCTATTAGTGGACACAATTGAAGTTATCCATATTACAAACGACCAAACTGGTTCTTCTCCAGGTGTTTTTCTTCTCAGTGTAGTCTGTGAATACAGTGCAGTTCTGCAGCAGATTTTCAGGTTTTAGATAACCACTTCTTCACACCAGCACATGAAGACACTGCACATAGCCTCAGAGGAGCTGTCTgggttctttgttttttttctccccttttcttccctccttgtCAGACTGTGCTCACAAGTACTGGAACTTGCCATTTCTGGATCAGAGTATGACGTGCTAACACTGACGTCAAATGTACTGAAAAATAAAGGCATGTTaaataatattcacatttacaaTTCAAAACCCACATAAGCCTCACGGAAAACAAACGCTCTGCTGATTCACTACTGGTGAAAATATTCTCCCACATACGGTGTGCATAATATAACTGTCTGTAAATTAATGAGATTACAGCTCAGTTCCTGAATTAAATGCGACATCATTTCATTGAGGCTTAATGTGTCACCTCTAGGATAAATTGATCGGTTAGCGAATGAATTAACGACCCCTTTTGTTAGACTGGACATTTGAAGCTGACCATACATACCAATAAGTGTCTGAATGACGCCTGCACCAATTGCCTCACAACATTTCGCTGAGCAGCCATCAAGCACTTTGTGAATGAAATGGAGCAATCCCAGAGGCAATTGTGACAGTGAGCCATTTTGTGCTATTTGGGCAGTGGGCATGTCATAATGAAAAGCAGACTCTTCACTGaatgttatacttttttttttctcacacgAATCATGATTATTTCCAGTCCAGatcaatttaattgatttaacaTTAAGTAAATTTGAAATTCAAGTGAGGGAAGTGCAGGCTATTAGGCTTGTATTTTTCTGACTGTGACAATGTTCTCCAAGGCTCTGTGAGGTTCTTTGTTCATCTCATATTGAGTCAGTGGAGGGAGCAGGAATAGGCTATTGGCTATGAAATTCTCAGCTTTGCCCACTTGAATCAAATAATGCTGTCAGACAGATGGAGTGATTTGAATTAGATGAAAGAATAGGACTTCCCATGTATAATACAGAAAGATCACTTCCTTTTCCTCTAGGAGAGATCCACTTCCCTCATCTAACCTCATAAAATAAGCTATTTCTTCACAGCACATTCTTCTCCGTTCAGAAATCCGGGAGCTGCTTAGTAATCCTTTTTGTTTGAATATTTCTATACACGTGTTGATGTGGAAATGGGACAAAGACAGCAAAATGGTGACAACGTCTCTGTGAATAATACATTCAGTGAAATCTATTGGAAAAAAGAATTgcaatttttatttgtattcatgtacagtatgaactACAATCTCAGGTATCAATAATTGAACATTATCCTCAGAGAAATTAGTTGGACTCCTTACAAGCACagtctcttgtttttttttttttttcttgtttttgttttgctttttttcattttttttaacaattgaAGCACATGTAAAATTATGatctgaagtttttttttcgcattatgtttttgaaaatattttttttttctttttgtagaaATTTAACCATTTGATGATCATTCTCTCCAAAAATGAGAGAGAATATTCCCACATACAGTAACCCTCCCCATACATAGACATTTGGCAGAATAACACACAAGAATTTCATCACCTTGGCTTAGGGTTTTGCACAAAAATCAAGCTCACTCTGCTGGTATTTCATGTCCAACATTCTGCACGTCCGTCTTAATTTCATTCTGGCACTCAAATGTCCCCCATGTAAAGTCATCCTGCTCAAGGAAATACCAACACAGAGATATTCCATGTATACCTTCAATAACTGACAACCCTCCTtcccaaatatatatatatatatatatatacatacacatacatatatatatacacatacatatatatatattcaaatctCAATCTTCTTTTTTCACTGTAGCCAGCATCAACATTGAATCAATAAGCCACCAAAAGCATTGAAAAGAAATTGagcactgaaaaagaaaacagtggaAAGGGAAAGAATGGTTCACTCACTGACGATACCATTGACGGTATTCAAGCACTCAATAAAAGGCTGATGATGAATAGGTTTCTGTTTCAATTGTTTCTGCTCCATTTATAGTGTCATATGTCTCTACCTCACCAGACATGACCAGTCTTTAGATGTATATGTTCCGCCAACTTTCTTCACCATGCCACCATTATtgtagaaaatgtattaatatattttggaGACTGACTGATCAGAGGTGTTTGATTTTGTGAGCGACAGTGCTTTATTATTCTAGTTCTGTAAGCTATGGCGGCTGTCTTCACAGAGATGAAAATCAATAAGGCGAGTAGAGCTGTGGACAGTTAAATTGTTCAATTTTTCACATCATGTggtgatttatttcatttaaataactgaaaCTCGCGTGGTGCTCTGCAAAGGTAACGTTATGTGTGGCTCAAATCCCATTAAACCCATCTGTAAATATACATTCCATTATGCCAGTTTTGTCAATAATCAGTTGCATTTGTGAAATCGCCATTGGGAAATTAAAATATGCTTGGTGCACAGAGACCAAAGCGAAAGGCATATCTACCTCTTATTACTTTTTGCACAAGGTCACTGTTTCCATGGCGACAGTCTGATGGCTAGTTTTGCCTCCTTATTTCTTATCTATTTTTCACTCCTCTCCCTTCATATCTGCAATATCTCTGTTTGAAGACCCCTCATGACCACTGTGGGTCTGTTCCACCCCCCACCCACTGTTCTTCACTTTTCATCCCTGCCTCACCCTTACTTAAGACTTCCTCTTTGAAAGACTAAATGAAAAAGCAAAGCGTAAACAGACTACAGGAGAGACAATGTTTTGATGATCTATAAATGATGCaacatcaaagtgtgtgtgtgtttttctctgacaAAAATGAGACTGAGCAGGGGTCGCTTCAATATCAAAGGCCTCTACCCTCTGTTAGATGTTAGGCACAGGGAGAGTGGAAAAGTCTCATGCTGTTTTGTTATCAGCTTTCCTCTGTTAGTCTGCAAATGAACTGCTGATACAGATTAATGAGCTATAACCCATCTCCCCTTATTTTGTTACAGGTTTCTAGCTGCTTCACTGACTATGTTTGCCCCGTCTGTGTTAGTCTGACAGGGTCACACTACATTACAAAGCAGCCTCATTTGCCTCTTTATCTGTACTAACAGATGGACTATCAGTGCCCGAGCTTGTGTGACCCTGGGGTGATGGCAAGGTAACGCGACACTGAGTGGACGTAGATCATTACTGGGTTAACAGGGAGGCTACAGACTGCAGCCTTATGCTCCCCTTCATTTTCCTAAGCAATATTCTGCCGTCGTGCGGCACATGCCTCCGGATAAAGCGAGACAAATGAGACATGGCGAGGGGTGAGGAACGTGCCTGAGCTAAGTGACAGAGAGACAATCAAAGACGCACGAGGACACTGAGGAAAATAGAGCGTAGAGAGAACAGACAAGGAAGAGGCAGAAATCAGGAATAGACGAGATGGGGAGtagtaaataaaaaggtaaaggGAGTTGTAGGGGCGAGAACTTAATCTTAATTAAAGTGAACGATGTATGGCTGCTTTTTAGGAGCCACAGGGGAAATGCACATTTACTCATTTGGCTGCTTTGCTCCTCAGGCATGCTGGCTTCACTGTGATATCATCAAGAGCTCTGTCATTAAAAGATCTAATTTTGTGCTGAGTGGCAGCTAGAATGGGATAGCTATGAAAGTAAACCCATTTTATGTCTTCATAGACCTCTAATTTAGACAAAGGATGCTGAACAACTACTAAAGAAATGCTTACAAATACTAAAACAGTGCCCTTCACAAAAACgtattaatgttttaatgacattGGTTTTAGTATAAGGTCAATGTGCATGGTTTGATGGTTTCACATGGGCTGTATTTGATACATTCCATATTCATTGTAAGTAAACCATTCTTTCCCTTGTGCAGtattacagagagagagagagagagagaaataaaatgagcTAAAAAGCTATCAcaaattgtttttcttcatttagcCACTAGACatactttttaataaataatctttgtttttgtaaagaCACTTGTTAAAGTATCATATGTCGTCCCTTTGCCAAATGCTGATTTATCAACATCAACCGTGTCAAGTTAatgtcattttgatttattttatcttcatgTTTTGGTCCATTGTACTCCAAGTATGAAACTGCTGAAACTGGATTTTGTCAAATGCAAGATCAGATTTGGGTCTCTTGCACATTGTCTTTTGAGCAGGCTTGAATCAGTAAAGGTTCCTGTGTGGCTGAGCTGTGTATGGTACTGAGCATTGGAGGGTGATGATAAGTGCTCTTGTAGGTGTTGTAGTGGTTGTAGTGCTCCAGTGGGGGCAGCGATAGGTGTCTCTCCATGGCAGCGACACCTGCAAGCTCTTCTTCAACAGTAATGACCTCCATGGAGGATGCAGGGCCATCAGGATCCTGCTGGTTATGCTGCTTTCTCATCTTGTAGAAAATAACCAGCAGAACAGCAGCCATAAGCGTGATGGCCACAAAGCAGCCAATGATAATCTTGGTGGTTTTCATCACCTCATCCAGGCCATTGAAGGCTCCCTCTCCATCTACATCAAGAACTGGAATGGTATAAGTCCGCTCTGTGGTCCGTGTAGAAACAGGAGTACCTTTTGTCGTTGAGGATGACACCCATCCGAATGGGGGAAGTGGTGTTTGGAAATCATCCCCCGTGGTGTCAATGGTCTCCACGGTGACTGTGGTAAAATAGGTCACCCCGCTATTTTCCACAGAAGTGACATTAAGCACAGCAGAGGCAGAAATGTTGCCTGCTGTGTTACTAACCATACAGGTGTAAGTCCCAGTGTCCTGCATTGTGACGCTAGTAAAGTTCAGTGTCCCATCATTGAGTACAGACAAGCGCACCTTATAAGCCCCATGTGTCACCAACGAGCCATTTGGTGTAAGCCAACTGATGGATGTCAAGGAGCTTGTACGACATTTAAGCTCAGCACCCATGCCTTCTGTCACATTCAAGTCACTGGGTGGCTCCACAATGACGGGAACATCACACTGGAAATAGCTGTGGTCCAATTCCCCAATATAGCGACCTTTAAAGACGGTAGGGCTATGGCAACGGGCACAGCAGCTGGTATTGGCAGGTACTGTCTCCTTCAGCCACCAGCTGAGCCACAAGATATCGCAGTTGCAGTTCCATGGGTTGTGATGGAGGTGGACCCGTTCCAAGCGATGCAATGGTGTGAATAGGTCGTGTGGTAGAAAGGTAAGGTTGTTGTGAGCCAGGTTGAGCTCCACCAGTGACTGCAGGTCGTCAAAGGAATTCCTCTCAATAGTTTGGATCTGGGCATGCATCATCCACAGCTTCTGGAGATTCACTAATCCTGTAAATGAGCTAGGCTTGACAACAGACAGCTGGTTTCCTGACATTTCTAGCTCTTCAAGTCTAACCAAAGGTATTATGTTGGGGATCTCCTTGAGGTTGCACATTCCCAGGTTAAGGTAACGCAGATTGCTCAAATCCTTGAAAGCTCCTTCAGAAATGTAAGAGAGACGTTTCAGCTCACCTAGATCCAGCCTTCTAAGCGAGGGAACTCGGTTGAAGGCATAGGATGGTATACTTTCAATGGGGTTGTTCCGAAGCCACAATTCCTTCAACTTGGACAAGTACTCAAATGCTCCATTGGGGATTGTTGTGAGCCGATTATCAAAGAGCTCCAAGGTGTTGAGGCTGGCCAGCCCATTGAAGGCGCCAATTTCAATGCTGCGGATATGGTTCTTACTCAGCTGCAGGATCTCCAGATGGCGCAGATGTTTGAAACTGTCCACCTTGATGACCTGGATGAGGTTGTCCTGGAGGTTTAGGTACCGAGTGTTGGTGGAAATGCCATCTGGGACATCCCGTAGGCTGCGACGGGTGCATATGACTTTGCTGAACTGGTTACTGCATGAGCAGACAGAAGGACAGGTCTGTGCACGAACCAGCCCAGCCACCACCAGGATCTGAAGGGCCAAAAGTAGCACAAAGAGGGGGTTGGACAACGCCCCCTTCAGCCTACGACCTCTCATTGTCTGGCGCTGGAGGGAGGAGACCATTGTGTTCAGCATTCATAGTTCATCCGCTGTTTGTGTTCTctgcaacaaaaagaaaagaaaacaataaaatgactaCAGTCAATGGCATATTTGACATATTATAGACAGAATGATTAATTCATAGAATAACCAACaaattaataacaaaaagaaTAATTTAGTACAACAATAATCTGTTTATACAGTACAATATGCTCTATAAAGAATGAAGAAGGGATGAGAGCAAGAGATGAATTGACAGCTTCAGTTAATTGTCAAAACTGCCCAACTGTGGAAAATTACAAGCTTTTTGTTGGCTCTCTAACCCTGGATTGTCCCAGATTTCCAGCCTTCATGAAAGCTGATGCATCTACACTAGAGacctaaaaatgaaaaatgaaacttcTCATCTGTTTCCCATTTGAGCAAGACCTGTTAACTCCTTGCCATCCCCTTACTCATTGGAATCTGTAGCTCGAATTATTAATACACAAAGCCTGTGTCATTACAATTGTAAAAGAAATATTACAATCTATCAATGTCATGGAAAGCCACAAGACACATCTCTGATACTAGAGCATTTGAGTTTTTCAATGGATGTGACCCTGCACTTACACTGTACATGTGTTTtgcatacacatgcaaacaaataGGAATTGCTGTCGTTATAGAACTCACATCTTTAGGTATAACACAATATATCATTGACGGTAACTAATAAATGTTATACAGTGATAAAACAATACCATTTTTTTCATAATCTCAAGTATTTACTAAAAAAAATTCTATTAGCTGTTTATTGCTTTTGGAACATGTTATCTGTTCATTTCCTGGCGTTGcaaaagcagcatttttctttatttcattattaatatttcattattgaAACGCAGTATTGCAGTGCTGTTTACTTTTAAACTCAATCCAATTTATCATTACGCCAACAGTCCTGACAAATAGATTGATTAAGGAGTGTGAAGAGACCTGATATTGTCCTTGCATAACTTTAGCAGAATTTATTCTCTCCCAAATCAAGTGTCTAACAAGAAACTTGTTACTCTGTTATCttagattagattaaattagattagattagtcTATTCAGCCAAAGTGTCTAGGAATATGGCTGTGTGCTCAAGATATAAATAGACCAAGACAttcatgcacatacagtactgcCTGTACCTCCCACTTCTACACAGCAGTGTTGATGTGTTGCTATCACCTTTTATTATCTTCTTTCCCCAAAGATGGTAACctacaaataaatcaatacatacAGTATTCCAAACATATCAAACGGTGTATGCCCATGAAATTATGAAATGAAGTCAGACACAATTATTCAGTGCAGTTACAGTAATACCTTTGCCAAGAGCAAAACACCCTTGCCTATTTCAAAAAACATTAACCTTGCATACTGGGTCCTTAGCGTCAAGTATTCTCCTTTTCTAATTCCAGCTCTTCCATCTCAAGCTATCTGTTAATCATCTCTTTTCTTCAACCCACGAGCAAGAAGAAATTAGTATATTGTGACAGGTGTTTTCTAAGCTGTAAAAATTGTTAACTGAGGTGGAATTGTTCTCCAGTGAGGATGAGTGGCTGACTTAATCAGTAGAAATTAATCTGCATGTGGCTTGGTTTCTCACCAGCCAGGCTGCCACGTAGTGTAGGGAGGCTGTGGAGAGACGAGCCTCTGCTGGGGAATCAGATCGAATGAGGCCTCCCACTGGCAGGAGCTCATTTTGTCTGGCTGGAATTACAACAACCCTACGCTACCACCTAAGAGAAGAAAATGTCAGACATTACTAATACACTGATAGAGATTATCAACTGTCAATAAAACATCTCTGTTGGTTTTTCTACTGGAATGCAATCAGAGCTTTGGCCACATGCCttcttaataaaacattttatctgaGTACATTTTATCAGGACAAAATCCCTCATTACATAAGAAgaatgcacattaaaaaaagcttcaaaaatCCATCCTCTCTTTGTTGGTGCAACACTGCTTGGATTAATTTCATCCAGACATGCTCAGCATGTATTCAGAGCCACTGAAAGCAGTGCTGCTTACAACTAAAATCCTgccaacaacataaaaacacccACCCTTACTTTTCTGCTTCTGCACCAGAAGCCACTGGCATTATGTCTGACACCACTGTGATTTGCCAGATTCATTTGTTATAATGAGTTTGTTGGAAAAGTGCTAGGGTAACATATGTCTCAATCAGGGTGTGCATAGCAAGGAGACTGTAATAATATAAAGCTAAGTATTTCAGAGCACTTAAATTACAACGTCAGATGATTACAGTGTGTCAGTATAGTGCACTGCAAGCAAGAGACATTTTACACCAACTAGCAAAATGTGCTAGCTTGGACATTCTTACGCACCACGGAAGCAAGCTTGGCAGTCTGAACCTAAATAACTTGTCGTTGAAATTTGGTCCTAAATGTTGCAGTAAATACAGACGTCTCAGAACCACATCCATTTGTGGTGCAATGTCAATCCGTGCTGCTTTGATGATTTTATCAACTGGGTTCAAATTAAATACTTGCTACAGACGTGTTGCAACAACAGATTTATGCTTACAgcataaataatttatttcaataaaCCACTCTCAACCTAAATCTGCACAGAAAATAACGTTTAATGTGGTTTTGCATTGATAACTGAATGTGGGAGATTCCTA
This genomic interval carries:
- the LOC133992583 gene encoding leucine-rich repeat-containing protein 4C-like, which translates into the protein MLNTMVSSLQRQTMRGRRLKGALSNPLFVLLLALQILVVAGLVRAQTCPSVCSCSNQFSKVICTRRSLRDVPDGISTNTRYLNLQDNLIQVIKVDSFKHLRHLEILQLSKNHIRSIEIGAFNGLASLNTLELFDNRLTTIPNGAFEYLSKLKELWLRNNPIESIPSYAFNRVPSLRRLDLGELKRLSYISEGAFKDLSNLRYLNLGMCNLKEIPNIIPLVRLEELEMSGNQLSVVKPSSFTGLVNLQKLWMMHAQIQTIERNSFDDLQSLVELNLAHNNLTFLPHDLFTPLHRLERVHLHHNPWNCNCDILWLSWWLKETVPANTSCCARCHSPTVFKGRYIGELDHSYFQCDVPVIVEPPSDLNVTEGMGAELKCRTSSLTSISWLTPNGSLVTHGAYKVRLSVLNDGTLNFTSVTMQDTGTYTCMVSNTAGNISASAVLNVTSVENSGVTYFTTVTVETIDTTGDDFQTPLPPFGWVSSSTTKGTPVSTRTTERTYTIPVLDVDGEGAFNGLDEVMKTTKIIIGCFVAITLMAAVLLVIFYKMRKQHNQQDPDGPASSMEVITVEEELAGVAAMERHLSLPPLEHYNHYNTYKSTYHHPPMLSTIHSSATQEPLLIQACSKDNVQETQI